In one window of Arachis ipaensis cultivar K30076 chromosome B06, Araip1.1, whole genome shotgun sequence DNA:
- the LOC107645554 gene encoding protein XAP5 CIRCADIAN TIMEKEEPER isoform X2 yields MSGMGDGYVGTAQDAVRIRRLEKQREAERRKIQELKTKSASAKGQPGLLQFGSSTSEILETAFKKETVGLVTREQYVEKRVNIQSKIEEEEKEKLQKQQQEEEELQLEKRKKRKIKGNSRLSFAEDIDNDAEEEEPEDKNLERLRRGKLGKDPTVETSFLPDSEREAEEQAERERLRKQWLREQEQIRNEPLEITYSYWDGTGHRRVIQVRKGDSIGEFLRAVQQQLAPEFREIRTTSVENLLYVKEDLIIPHQHSFYELIVNKARGKSGPLFHFDVHEDVRTIADATIEKDESHAGKVVERHWYEKNKHIFPASRWEIYDPTKKWERYTIHGD; encoded by the exons ATGTCGGGCATGGGAGACGGTTACGTCGGCACCGCTCAAGACGCGGTGAGGATCCGACGGCTTGAGAAGCAGAGAGAGGCTGAGCGCCGTAAAATCCAAGAGCTCAAAACCAAGTCTGCCTCCGCCAAGGGCCAGCCTGGTCTCCTTCAATTCGGCTCTAGCACTTCTGAG ATTCTAGAGACTGCTTTTAAGAAGGAAACTGTTGGTCTTGTCACCAGAGAGCAGTATGTAGAGAAG AGGGTTAATATTCAGAGCAAgattgaggaagaagagaaggagaaactTCAGAAGCAACAGCAAGa GGAGGAGGAGCTTCAGTTGGAGAAGCGCAAGAAGAGGAAGATAAAGGGAAATTCTCGATTGTCGTTTGCAGAGGATATTGACAATGATGCTGAAGAGGAGGAACCAGAAGATA AGAATCTGGAGAGACTAAGACGCGGTAAACTTGGAAAAGACCCTACTGTTGAAACCAGCTTTCTACCCGACAG TGAGCGAGAGGCTGAGGAACAAGCTGAGCGTGAAAGACTGCGCAAACAGTGGCTCCGTGAGCAGGAGCAAATTCGAA ATGAGCCTCTTGAAATTACATACAGTTATTGGGATGGAACTGGCCACAGGCGTGTAATCCAG GTACGCAAGGGTGATAGCATCGGAGAGTTTCTTCGAGCAGTCCAACAGCAACTGGCTCCTGAATTCCGAGAGATTCGAACAACCTCAGTTGAAAATTTGCTATATGTGAAAGAAGACCTTATCATTCCTCAT CAACACAGCTTCTACGAGCTAATCGTGAACAAAGCCAGAGGAAAGAGCGGACCA CTTTTCCATTTTGATGTGCATGAGGATGTCCGAACAATTGCTGATGCCACTATAGAGAAGGATGAG TCCCATGCTGGGAAGGTTGTAGAAAGACACTGGTATGAAAAGAACAAACATATATTTCCTGCTTCAAGATGGGAG ATATATGATCCAACAAAGAAATGGGAACGTTATACCATCCATGGAGATTGA
- the LOC107645554 gene encoding protein XAP5 CIRCADIAN TIMEKEEPER isoform X1: MSGMGDGYVGTAQDAVRIRRLEKQREAERRKIQELKTKSASAKGQPGLLQFGSSTSEILETAFKKETVGLVTREQYVEKRVNIQSKIEEEEKEKLQKQQQEEEELQLEKRKKRKIKGNSRLSFAEDIDNDAEEEEPEDTENLERLRRGKLGKDPTVETSFLPDSEREAEEQAERERLRKQWLREQEQIRNEPLEITYSYWDGTGHRRVIQVRKGDSIGEFLRAVQQQLAPEFREIRTTSVENLLYVKEDLIIPHQHSFYELIVNKARGKSGPLFHFDVHEDVRTIADATIEKDESHAGKVVERHWYEKNKHIFPASRWEIYDPTKKWERYTIHGD, encoded by the exons ATGTCGGGCATGGGAGACGGTTACGTCGGCACCGCTCAAGACGCGGTGAGGATCCGACGGCTTGAGAAGCAGAGAGAGGCTGAGCGCCGTAAAATCCAAGAGCTCAAAACCAAGTCTGCCTCCGCCAAGGGCCAGCCTGGTCTCCTTCAATTCGGCTCTAGCACTTCTGAG ATTCTAGAGACTGCTTTTAAGAAGGAAACTGTTGGTCTTGTCACCAGAGAGCAGTATGTAGAGAAG AGGGTTAATATTCAGAGCAAgattgaggaagaagagaaggagaaactTCAGAAGCAACAGCAAGa GGAGGAGGAGCTTCAGTTGGAGAAGCGCAAGAAGAGGAAGATAAAGGGAAATTCTCGATTGTCGTTTGCAGAGGATATTGACAATGATGCTGAAGAGGAGGAACCAGAAGATA CAGAGAATCTGGAGAGACTAAGACGCGGTAAACTTGGAAAAGACCCTACTGTTGAAACCAGCTTTCTACCCGACAG TGAGCGAGAGGCTGAGGAACAAGCTGAGCGTGAAAGACTGCGCAAACAGTGGCTCCGTGAGCAGGAGCAAATTCGAA ATGAGCCTCTTGAAATTACATACAGTTATTGGGATGGAACTGGCCACAGGCGTGTAATCCAG GTACGCAAGGGTGATAGCATCGGAGAGTTTCTTCGAGCAGTCCAACAGCAACTGGCTCCTGAATTCCGAGAGATTCGAACAACCTCAGTTGAAAATTTGCTATATGTGAAAGAAGACCTTATCATTCCTCAT CAACACAGCTTCTACGAGCTAATCGTGAACAAAGCCAGAGGAAAGAGCGGACCA CTTTTCCATTTTGATGTGCATGAGGATGTCCGAACAATTGCTGATGCCACTATAGAGAAGGATGAG TCCCATGCTGGGAAGGTTGTAGAAAGACACTGGTATGAAAAGAACAAACATATATTTCCTGCTTCAAGATGGGAG ATATATGATCCAACAAAGAAATGGGAACGTTATACCATCCATGGAGATTGA
- the LOC107646307 gene encoding phosphatidylinositol 4-phosphate 5-kinase 4-like, translating to MIGKEGGVLKAWEATVKKTHAVAKKRANSIFGTITIGHVEEDHHQENHHSNGSNRVAEENGSSEPLEVYHEEKFLPNGDYYTGEWAESFPHGFGKYLWLDGCMYVGDWYKGKKTGRGTFSWPSGATYEGEFKNGFMDGTGVYTSANGDTYKGQWVMNLKQGHGFKSFSNGDWYDGDWKKDVTEGKGRYEWKDESHYFGEWKNGVISGKGVFVFHNGNKFEGHWEDGVPKGTGTFKWPDGCYYAGNWSRDGRDQDGTYHPSESLDEEEDGHCHAHWEPSELYTALSYYRVGRGEKVPVLPSQKKLAIWRSSKGGESGKPRRMSVDGRVSLGSDRSSDRWHDGGDGEAPIPPPPKTPPKAATDLDDELMNIQIEDESTGPLKPLKAPKKAKRQGETICKGHKNYELMLNLQLGIRHSVARPAPSASLDLKPSAFDPKEKVWTRFPPEGSKYTPPHPSAEFKWKDYCPVVFRALRKLFKVDPADYMLSICGNEALRELCSPGKSGSFFYLTNDDRYMIKTMKKAEVKALLRMLPAYYTHFRTYQSTMVTKYYGLHCVKLTGHIQRKVRFIIMGNLFRSKYNTHRRYDLKGSSLGRTTDKPETEISETTILKDLDLNFIFRLQSSRFEEFCSQIDRDCELLEQEGIMDYSLLVGIHFRHISPEGELVPCGSENLIGKAKND from the exons ATGATTGGCAAAGAAGGTGGTGTCTTGAAGGCATGGGAGGCGACGGTGAAGAAAACACACGCCGTTGCGAAAAAGCGTGCCAACAGCATATTTGGGACAATAACAATTGGGCACGTAGAAGAAGATCATCATCAAGAAAACCACCACAGCAATGGTAGTAATCGTGTTGCAGAAGAGAATGGGAGCTCTGAGCCATTGGAAGTTTACCATGAAGAGAAGTTTCTCCCCAATGGAGACTACTACACAGGGGAATGGGCAGAGAGTTTTCCACACGGGTTTGGCAAGTACCTATGGTTAGATGGGTGCATGTATGTTGGAGACTGGTACAAGGGAAAGAAAACAGGAAGAGGAACATTCAGTTGGCCTTCTGGGGCTACCTACGAAGGCGAATTCAAGAACGGTTTTATGGATGGGACAGGAGTGTATACAAGTGCCAATGGGGACACCTACAAGGGTCAATGGGTGATGAACTTAAAACAAGGCCATGGATTCAAGAGCTTCTCGAATGGGGATTGGTATGATGGGGATTGGAAGAAGGATGTGACAGAAGGGAAAGGGAGGTATGAATGGAAGGATGAGAGTCATTATTTTGGGGAATGGAAGAATGGGGTTATTAGTGGAAAAGGGGTGTTTGTTTTTCATAATGGGAATAAGTTTGAAGGGCATTGGGAAGATGGGGTTCCAAAAGGGACAGGAACATTCAAGTGGCCTGATGGATGTTACTATGCTGGCAATTGGAGTAGGGATGGTAGGGATCAGGATGGAACATACCATCCATCAGAGTCCTTGGATGAGGAGGAAGATGGCCATTGTCATGCTCATTGGGAGCCCTCTGAATTGTACACTGCTTTGAGTTATTATAGAGTTGGTCGCGGCGAGAAGGTTCCGGTTTTGCCATCACAGAAGAAGCTTGCTATTTGGAGGTCTTCAAAGGGAGGGGAGAGTGGTAAGCCTAGGAGGATGTCCGTCGATGGCAGGGTCAGTCTTGGCTCGGATAGGTCAAGTGATAGGTGGCATGATGGTGGGGATGGTGAAGCCCCCATACCTCCTCCTCCTAAAACTCCTCCCAAGGCAGCCACTGATTTGGATGACGAATTGATGAACATACAGATAGAGGATGAAAGCACTGGACCCCTCAAACCTCTCAAAGCTCCTAAGAAAGCAAAGAGACAGGGAGAGACTATATGCAAAGGCCACAAAAATTATGAGCTTATGCTTAATTTACAACTAGGAATAAG GCACTCTGTTGCAAGACCTGCTCCCTCAGCATCACTTGATCTGAAGCCTTCAGCTTTTGATCCAAAGGAGAAAGTGTGGACAAGATTTCCACCTGAAGGATCCAAGTACACGCCACCGCATCCATCAGCCGAATTTAAGTGGAAGGATTACTGTCCAGTAGTTTTTAG GGCTCTTAGGAAGCTATTCAAGGTGGATCCAGCTGATTATATGTTATCCATATGTGGAAATGAAGCTCTTCGCGAACTTTGCTCCCCTGGAAAAAGTGGAAGCTTCTTTTACTTGACGAATGACGACCGCTACATGATTAAGACAATGAAGAAAGCTGAAGTAAAA GCTCTCTTGAGAATGCTTCCTGCCTACTACACTCATTTTCGAACCTATCAAAGTACAATGGTGACAAAGTATTATGGTTTGCATTGTGTCAAATTAACTGGACATATCCAAAGGAAG GTTCGATTTATCATAATGGGAAACCTTTTCCGTTCTAAATATAACACCCATAGACGCTATGATCTTAAGGGATCTTCGCTTGGTCGGACAACCGATAAGCCTGAGACTGAGATCAGTGAAACAACTATCCTTAAGGATCTTGATCTAAACTTTATATTCCGGCTGCAATCGTCTCGATTTGAAGAATTCTGCAG TCAAATTGATAGAGATTGTGAGCTTCTAGAACAGGAGGGAATTATGGACTATAGTTTGTTAGTAGGTATTCATTTCAGACATATATCACCAGAGGGGGAACTTGTTCCTTGTGGATCTGAGAATCTTATTG GAAAAGCCAAAAATGAT
- the LOC107647934 gene encoding uncharacterized protein LOC107647934, with amino-acid sequence MGQSLQKLAPGSEERKIKEIIPIIESCYEKNLKDAKNLQFEEFYRIVCDIVEKINENLKNTQFKLPPVNDLKDAFDKHHGGEKRKEKLEKADFHEILKEVMTKGSSIELLTGIGGAKEVLMYIFGVPLATLFLKRTAMPNALRDDFFIPGVTSLTVLILAALNKI; translated from the exons ATGGGCCAGTCTCTGCAGAAATTAGCTCCTG GTTCCGAAGAGAGAAAGATCAAAGAGATTATTCCAATTATAGAATCATGCTATGAAAAAAATCTCAAGGATGCCAAGAACCTCCAGTTCGAAGAATTCTACCGTATCGTATGCGACATAGTCGA GAAAATCAACGAAAATCTTAAAAACACGCAATTTAAGCTGCCTCCAGTGAATGATCTAAAGGACGCATTCGAT AAACATCATGGTGGAGAGAAGAGGAAGGAGAAGCTAGAGAAAGCAGATTTCCATGAGATCCTTAAGGAAGTGATGACAAAAGGGTCATCAATAGAGTTATTAACAGGAATTGGTGGAGCAAAGGAAGTACTCATGTACATCTTTGGTGTCCCTTTGGCAACCCTTTTCCTCAAGCGCACAGCTATGCCTAATGCTCTTCGTGATGACTTCTTCATCCCTGGAGTTACTTCCCTCACTGTCCTCATCCTTGCTGCCCTTAACAAGATTTGA